The Oceanicaulis sp. nucleotide sequence GACCGAGATCACCCGCATCCGGAACGAGGAGCTCACCCCGCTCAACGAAGAAGAGGGGCGGCTTCTGAACGAACAGGTGGCGCTCGCCACCGAAACGCGCGAGATGACCGAGGCGGAGATCACCGCCCGTCCGGACCTGGAGACCCGCTCCCAGGCGCTTCTGACAGACACGGTCTCGCTGGAAGTCCGGAGGGCGATCCTGCAACAGGAGCTGATCGCGACCCAGGAGGCCGCGATGGCCCAGGTCGAGGAAGCGCTTTTCGCGGTGCTTCAGGAGATCGTCGACGAGCGTGGCGCTCAGGTCCTTCTGCGCCGGTCCGACGTGGTCTACGTGGCCGACACCTCGAACATCACGCAGACCGCGATCGAGCGCCTGAACGCGCGCATGCCGTCGGTGGCGGTTTCCCGCGTGCGCCTCAACGAGGAACAGCGCGGTCAGATCACCCAGGCGGTCAACAATCAGGTCGCGAGCAATCCGGAAGCCTATTTCGGCCAGGTCACCGCGCGCCGCGCCGCGATCCTTCAGCAGATCGCTCAGCAGCAACAGCAACAGCAGCAGTAAGGCGAGGACATGGGGGCCGACGCGCGCTTCTTCGAGCGGCTCGGCCCGCATTCCGCCGGTGAGCTCGCCGCCCTCGCGGGCGGCGAGCTTTTTGGTGACGCCGCCGCCCCGGTCTCCGACGTCGCCGAGCCGGCCTCGGCGAAGGCCGGCGAGCTTTATTTCCTGACCAAGAGCCCCGAGCAGAGCCGCAAGGGCGCAGTCGCGATCGTCAAGGACGCGAGCGCCGTCGATCTGCTGGGCGACAACGCCGCGGTGATCGTCGCCGCCGACCCCCGCGCCGCGTTCGGCCGGGCTTGTGCGGCCTTGCTCAAGCCGCGCGTTCATGACGGCGCCGAGTTCGTTCATCGCGACGCGATCGTCGATCCCGCAGCGCAGCTCGGCCCCGGCGTGGTCGTCGGGCAGGGCGCACGGATCGGCGCGAGCGTGGTGCTCGGGCCCGGCGCGGTGATCGGGCCGGGCGTGGAGCTCGGCGAAGGCACGGTCGTCGGCGCGCGCGCGGTGATCGGGTTCGCCGTCATCGGCAAGCGGTGCGAGATCGCAGCGGGCGTCATCATCGGCGAGGCGGGCTTCGGCCTGGCGCACGACTCCAGGGGCCTTTTTTCGATGCCGCATGTCGGCCGGGTTATGATCGGCGACGAGGTCACTCTGGGCGCGAACACCACCGTCGACCGCGGCATGATCGCCGATACGCGCCTCGGGACGGGCTGCCGGATCGATAATCTCTGCCACATCGCCCACAATGTGAGCTTCGGCGAATACGCCGTCATGGCCGCGTTCGGCGGGGTTTCGGGCAGCGTCGAGGTCGGCGCGGGCGCCCAGTTCGGCGGCCGGGCCGGCGTGGCCGACCATGTCCGCATCGGGAACGGCGCGAAGCTGGCCGCCTTCGCCGGCGTCATGCGCGACGTGCCGGACGGAGAGACCTGGGCGGGCTCGCCAGCCCAGCCGATTCAGCGTTTCATGCGGGAAACCGTCTGGATTCGCCGGCAGGCCGGCAAGAAGTCCAAGGGCGGCGATGAGAAGGACCGAAAATGAGCGAGACCGGCCTGGTCGTCGGACCTGACGAGATCCTGCGGCGCATCCCGCACCGCTACCCCTTCCTGCTGATCGACCGCGCCTACGACTACAGGGAAGGCGCCTCTATCGTCGGCGTGAAATGCGTCGCTGCGGCCGAACCGCACTTCCAGGGGCATTTTCCGGAGAACCCGGTGATGCCCGGCGTGTTGATCATCGAGGCGATGGCCCAGACCGGCGCGGTGCTGATGAGCAAGACGCTGGATGCGGACATCTCCAATACCGTGATCTACTTCCTCGGGGTCGAGAAGGCGCGCTTCAGAAAGCCGGTCCGCCCCGGCGACGTCATCGAGATGCCGGTCGAGGTGGTCACCAGCCGCCGCGGCGTGTTCAAGTTCAAGGGCGAAGCCCGCGTTAACGGCGTGAAATGCGCCGAAGCCGAATTCGCAGCCACCTCCGCTCCCCGGGACGCATGACCTCCATCCATCCGACCGCCATCGTCGACCCCGCCGCCGAACTGGGCGAGGGCGTCCAGATCGGCCCCTACTGCATCGTCGGCGCCCATGTGCGCCTGGGCGACCGCACGCGCCTCCACGCCCATGTCTCCGTGACCGGACGCACGAACGTGGGCGCGGATTGCGTGCTGCATCCCTTCGTGGCCGTGGGCGAGCCGGCCCAGGACTTCAAGTTCAAGGGCGGCGACGTCAGGCTGGAGATCGGCGACCGAAACGTGCTGCGCGAGCACGTGACAATGCACATGGGGACCGAGACCGCGCGCGGGATCACGAAAGTGGGCTCGGGCGGGTATTTCATGGTCGGAAGCCATGTCGCCCATGACTGCATCGTCGGCGACAACGTGGTCTTCGCCAACAACGCCACGCTGGGCGGGGAAAGCACGGTCGGCGACTACGTGATCATGGGCGGGCTCTCCGCGCTTCACCAGAAGTGCCGGATCGGCAAGTACGCCTTCGTGGGCGGCGGCGCGCCGGTGACCGGCGACGTCATCCCGTACGGCATGGTCGACAATCTGGGCT carries:
- a CDS encoding OmpH family outer membrane protein, producing MKRQFFAALRAPVRAIAAAAVAAVGFAAVAQAQVLVMNEAQVLSQSAAGQQIQTEITRIRNEELTPLNEEEGRLLNEQVALATETREMTEAEITARPDLETRSQALLTDTVSLEVRRAILQQELIATQEAAMAQVEEALFAVLQEIVDERGAQVLLRRSDVVYVADTSNITQTAIERLNARMPSVAVSRVRLNEEQRGQITQAVNNQVASNPEAYFGQVTARRAAILQQIAQQQQQQQQ
- the fabZ gene encoding 3-hydroxyacyl-ACP dehydratase FabZ, which produces MSETGLVVGPDEILRRIPHRYPFLLIDRAYDYREGASIVGVKCVAAAEPHFQGHFPENPVMPGVLIIEAMAQTGAVLMSKTLDADISNTVIYFLGVEKARFRKPVRPGDVIEMPVEVVTSRRGVFKFKGEARVNGVKCAEAEFAATSAPRDA
- the lpxA gene encoding acyl-ACP--UDP-N-acetylglucosamine O-acyltransferase, yielding MTSIHPTAIVDPAAELGEGVQIGPYCIVGAHVRLGDRTRLHAHVSVTGRTNVGADCVLHPFVAVGEPAQDFKFKGGDVRLEIGDRNVLREHVTMHMGTETARGITKVGSGGYFMVGSHVAHDCIVGDNVVFANNATLGGESTVGDYVIMGGLSALHQKCRIGKYAFVGGGAPVTGDVIPYGMVDNLGWLAGMNLVGLKRRGIPREAIHDLRAAYRLLFAEEGAFTERVEDAARLFEKRSEVMDIISFIRAPAARPLCFPAPR
- the lpxD gene encoding UDP-3-O-(3-hydroxymyristoyl)glucosamine N-acyltransferase, which translates into the protein MGADARFFERLGPHSAGELAALAGGELFGDAAAPVSDVAEPASAKAGELYFLTKSPEQSRKGAVAIVKDASAVDLLGDNAAVIVAADPRAAFGRACAALLKPRVHDGAEFVHRDAIVDPAAQLGPGVVVGQGARIGASVVLGPGAVIGPGVELGEGTVVGARAVIGFAVIGKRCEIAAGVIIGEAGFGLAHDSRGLFSMPHVGRVMIGDEVTLGANTTVDRGMIADTRLGTGCRIDNLCHIAHNVSFGEYAVMAAFGGVSGSVEVGAGAQFGGRAGVADHVRIGNGAKLAAFAGVMRDVPDGETWAGSPAQPIQRFMRETVWIRRQAGKKSKGGDEKDRK